Part of the Acropora palmata chromosome 10, jaAcrPala1.3, whole genome shotgun sequence genome, cgcaaggtcacgggttcaaaccccgttgaagtcctgactttttcaggcttctatatgcaattgcttaaattgtgttcataactgcgatgatcgtAGCTCACTTGACTGTTGATACTGAGTTGCGTAAATTTAGACTCTGCcgatttcacttttttcataTCTTTGagtgacaaaaattatttctagtttccttagtctagataaaacctttgaccaactggtcagtttcatGGAAAATGATGCCCTATTTGAGACCCTGtcctagagtaaactgctttaAAACATTACCCTTCATAGCACACACCCATATAGCCCAGATAGGGCAGTGCGCCCCCCCCCCTACCCAAATCCCAGGAGCTGTTCTTAACATTAAAGTTTGTGTATTGTAATATATGTAGTAATACAGAGAGTGGAAACTGGCCTTAATTATTGCAATCCAAAGTGGGAAGAATTGTTTCAATGTTCTTATCAGAAGCGGGGTCAAGGATTTGATTTAACGTTACCCTTATTTTGTAGATTGATGCCTATGGACAAATATTCGTCAAACCTGACTTTAATGGAGATAATCCACCATATCGCCTTGAGACATGTAATGAattaagaggtaacaataattattgctcatGCTAAAAAGTAATGATTCAGAAGTAAGCTTATAATCACATGAAGTAGGAGGAAAGAGTTAACAGGACTTGAAATGTGGGAATGTAAGCTTCCATCTCTGTTCTGACCACCAGTGGGTAGGGAGATCTTTGTTTAACTTATTGAATTTGCTTGTAAATAACCTTCTGATCTTGCTGCCCAACAGGGGATAGTTTAGGACAGGGACCATTCAGTTATCAGTCGTCTGTTCTGAAGTTACAAAAAGGTGGTTTGGGCTGAGAGTTAAGAAAAGTTGTGGtgaagtttatcaaaattgagcatacATCTAATTGTGGGCACTTCTGGACAATAACTTTTTTACAAGTGCCCACTGGATGAGGTTCTCACTTGAGAGTTTTAGTGGCACTGTGGTGTGCTGTGTGTTGGTTTGTCAGAGGATTCCTGTAGTGTTGGTGTATTAAAACCTAGCTTAAGAAATGTCGTTGTCATTGTTTCTCTGAAAGGACTTACTGCTTTTTCACTTTCTGTTTTCCAGAGGTTTATGAGTACACAGTTGAACACTGCTCCCAACAAATGACAAGGTGCAACATTTTATGGCTATTATAAAGGAAGGTCACGTACCATatttacccatgtataagtgAACCTATTACTGCCTAAAATTTGGTCCAAAAAAACGTCCGCAACTTATATATGGGTCAAAAGCtgagaacaaaagaagttcAGGATAAATTAGCGtacctgaaataaaattttaagataaaagaaaagtttttgcAGCAAATTCTTAcctagaaataaaaaaaaacttatttttttggctCTAAAACGGGGGGGGGCTGATTTAAACACAGGATTGAATTATACACGCGTAGAtacatttttaactttattgGTTGCTTTTATCCCCCCTTGTGCTCTCAAGGTTCTGGGTCTTGAGTCAAAGAATGGTAATTGTCAAGAACAGCTCCTCTTAACAACTATCTGTCAATCGGCTGTCAGCCAACAAACAGTCAGCTCTCAGCTGTCAAACAGTCGACAGTTGCCCAACAGTAAGTAGGCCATTCTACAGTTGAATGTGTAGTttcctggcctttgaatgaaagtgaggctggagttcaccttgttttgatagaaacctacCTGCATTTCTTATGTTTAGGATGCTGTTCACAtgctaataataacaattatttgaaggaagttacataagaaaagcagtgaggtttctatcaaagcaaggtcaattccagcctcactttcatgcaaaggccaggcaactaactACACAACTGTAAACTGGTCTGTTAACTGCCAACCGAAAGATTCTTTTTAAAAGGTCATAACCTGTTGGGGATTTATCAGTAACGTGTCGGCTGACAGTTGGCCAGCAGTTGTAGAGGGGAAATGTTCTTCACAGTTACCCAGAGCACAGTTTTATAAGTTGGACTGAAAGTAGGTAATGTGCAACTAATTCTAATAAGTGCGGAGATGTTATAAACTAGTATGAGTCAATTTcaggaaggaaggaaaactGGAATGAGATTGACCGAAGCTAAACTCCCATCTCTACGGCAGGGCTAaagtacaggtcacaggtcattgttttaccaatacaggaagtatcccaaacacttgtaaaagctaaccttaggcctaattaggcctaaacagaaatttttaggcctaaggttagcttttgcAAGTGTTTGgcatactttctgtattggtaaatcAATGACCTGTGAGaggtgacctgtgacctgtgacctgtacttTAGACCCGCCACATCCTCTAGGTGTGAAACATATTTAGCCAAGGTTGTAATTGCAGTTAATGGCTGCCATGCCAGCTTGACACTATGCAACTAAGCATCAAGAACATGCTCTTTTAGCCTCTTTTGACTTTGTTATGACTTGTGACTTATTTCAGTGATCAGAGAGAGCAAGAATTTAAGAGTTTCACAGAGGTGAGTGCATAATGATATTGCTTCTGCAAAGGATTTCATTTGTAATAATGTGGGTGACAAATAACTCCTTAATTTTGGCATGAAATTTCTGCCTCAATTTATAAGTTCACACgtgaaatgacaattttgccgtGACAACCTCTCATACAGTGCCAAAATGGCATCCAGGTTTGAAGATTTTACAAATTATGAGCATAATTTGACACTCATGATATTAAAAGGTGATCAGATGGTACTGTATACTCATGAACTCagagaataatttcacttgcattttgtccaaaatcagACAATTTCCCTCACCTAAAGGCttgggaaattatttgattttggacaaaatttgtgtgaaattattctctaatttcaGTCATCAGCATTTGACCCCTCATAATAGAACACTTTATACAAGAAAAAGGctatgaataaaataataacaccTTAGTTTACAAGTACTGTAGACAATATTTAATTGAAAGATCCTTGTTTTCAACAGCTGTACAACAGACACGCTTTCTATCTTGCGTCACAAGTTGGTCCTGGGTTTGACCCTTTGGTAAGATCAGTTTTGGACTTCATGTGTCATAATTTGCATTATTTAAGATGACtctttgtaaaaataatttctttgccttcattttggtttatttttgtcCAAATCTTGACCTGTTGTCAATCATTTAGCAGCACCGGTCATCATCTCCCCAAGTCAACTGTCCGCTAACAGTTACTGTCTGTAAACTGCCAGCCAACAGTCTACCAACAGATGGGAAGATAAGTTATCTGAAGGATCAGCACTCAGGTACATGTCCCAAACACTGTGGTTCTTTGTGAATCCATATCACCCTAAAATTTCATGTTGGTCCAcacttttctttaaacttaTCTCTGCCATTTGTCACTTGACTGTTGCCCAACTTTTGGCCAACAGTTGACTTTGGGAGCCattgttcaatttttccaCACTGAATGTTTGCAGTATctagtaaaataataataccgTGTGAAACTAGTTTGATAGTATTGCTCCCATGGATCCTTGAACTAGTCATCAATAGTTTACAGGCTCAACTTTGCTTTAAAGGGAGTTGATCTTGTAAACTTCTGATTACTAGATAAAAGTAGCACTCAGACCTTTCCATGCTTCCCAGAGCACCTGTTTGCAAGTTCAGGATTAGCTTTTGTGTTTGGGTTATCTTTAGGTTAGGATTGTGAATATCTTCTTAATGAATAAAGTAATGAGAACACTTCATGACTTTCATTGTGCATATTTTTTGCCAGAAGTGACGGTGACATTGTAATGAGAAGGGTGATAAGACTGTTATTGAATAGCCATGCATCTAAATTAAGTATAATCCTGGACATATCAGTCTGTACCAGAGATAAGAAGAATTGCACCACACTTCAACTATGTTAAAAGGGGGAGAAAAGGAAGtgagtaaaatgaaaaaggtcATCAGAATGAAAACAGAATAACTATTATTAGTACACATATTGAATATGATTGAAAGGTATAAAATTTGAAAGGGATTTTACACAAgattaaattttaaagaaatttgtaatttataaccttgttgggccacaattttatggcaaaccctcctttagcagtaaataaatagcaattaaaatttacgccaacctaggattagcttaatggCACTTCAAACAACTGGACCCTGTAATAGTTTATGTAAGTAAATACTGTACTTTTTTACTGTATGTAATGTTAAGTATTCAATGTAGTGTTAACAGTAATGTCTTTTTTTGCCTGTGAAAAATTATTAGGAcacatattaataattattattgtttgcatTGGGATCCAATTTCTAGCCAGAACCTGGAATTCTGCGAATGAATATATTTGGAGAAATAGGTAGGTTGTCCAAAACTGTTCAATTAGCtgtaattacaataattattattgaaaagtATAATTTTGAAACGGAccaaagaaatttgaattttctagGTGAGTTCTGCATGACTAGTGTATGGTAATGTCTACTTGCTTTTTTATGTTGCAGTGTCTGCTAAGGGATTTGATTATGATGGTCTTTACGTGCACTTTTTCTTGGATCTTCCAACAAGTAAGCCTCTGCAAAATGCAGTGCATGTTCCCATAGTTTTCAAATACAGAGCATGACGGTAATGATTTTTCAACAGTTTGTACCAGTAATATTAGACAGTTTGCTGGgagtttttgaaggaaaagaataattattagagaAGCCTATGTCCCAGAAGCAGACAAGTTTGCTGTTTTAAAAGTAAACCACTGCAGAGGGGCTTAATGGCAGAGATCACTTGTATCAACTCTGAATTAGTTGGCTCAACCAGCACTTGGGGTCCCTTCTACttctgcaaattaaaaaaaagaaaaatataataataataataataataataagctgtcaaaatacaaagacctcGAAATCGAGATTGAGCGAATGTGGGGGATGAGGGCCACAACGatcccagttgtgattggagcgctgggactaataaaaaagggcttggagaaatacaccaaacaaatcccgggtaacatcaaaattagtgaactacagaagattgcactgctaggaacatctcgcatcctatgaaagacactttctatcaagacttctacctcattttagccctaggcccaaggaatgggctcggctattgtgttgtaaatgggcataaagttataggaaatagaataataataataataataataataataataataataataataataataacaataataataataataatatttaataaaatggtaaagaaaaatattccacaaaaattaatgatactCAAATGGATCTCCTACTGGTCAAATGAACAGCTAGTTCTTGTTTACACACTTGAGTACAGCGACAGATGCTTTCTTTAGATTACCTAATCAAAAGTAATTTCAAAGTTAATCattgaatattttttgttattgcagAGTGGAGACCTGCCGATGACCCAGTGCTATCAGGAGTAACACAGACTTGTGTCACAAAGTTGGAAGGAGAGGTATTCCTAAATTATTAAGGActtaaagaaattaattttattgtatacttgttgtttaaaatgtaaacaatgtaATGATTGGTATCTTTGAGGCTTTCTCATTTTAATTGTCACATTAGAAAATActataacttttttttgtaaaatatgtgaaattaaagagagttttgacatttttgctttgcttAAGTGACAGCCTTCGTTATCATTCTGATGAAGGTTTTCACCAGCACAGCCAAACTGATCAAAATGATCAGGTTTGAAACctgttgagtcacctgaatttttaattgaactttaatttctttctgtTACAGGATTATGTTGCCCACTTTAGTTATCCTTTTGAGTTTTCGTTGGTTTTCCAAGAAGATGAAGATTCTGCTGGTAGGTATTACAGAATATTCAGTGCTTACTGTAGTGGTATAGGGTGGGAAAGGCCCTTTTGGGCAAAATTGTGTTAGAATAATTATAAAGGATTTTCCGATGTCAGTGTATTATTTCCAAAATTCTCATAAATTCTAGGTCTCTTTTCCCAAGTATCAATGGTAGTTATTTTgtataagaaagaaattttaaaaaattgtttgcaaAAGATTTCAGGTATGTTATCAATTAATTATTGATGCAGtttgatttgcttttcttcagaTGACTTTATTCATTGGCCAACTCTGTTCATGGAGGTGTTATCTCTGGATAGCTGGAAAAGATTTCGAACGGAAGGATACTCATACCTCACAATACCAAATAAAGCTGGTAAAACAGAGAGTGTTGAATTGTTTGGACATTCTTCATAATTATACATACATTCTTTGCAAATGTTTCGAATTTTCAAAGCTTCATTGCTCAGAGATTATTAGCTATATTGgtctcaaattttcagagataGGTCATTATACTGTGCGCTTTCAATGATATTCAGTACTAATTTCTTGGCTGATAGGTCAAAAATGCTGGGCCTATGAGCTAGTGAGGCTAAAAAATGTAAGCAGAGACTTGCCTATTGTTGATTTTCAAATAACTTCATGGCAGTTGGTGTCCCAGTGAATTGAGTTCTATTCACATGGAAACTTTCTcttttgtaagaaaatggtttgaacccaggagtaacataccttgattgactCTGCtgcgtgtttaacctacagtaccgactactatcaacgaattgcactcgaaagctggtttactaacttagaacaaactgccctaaatcattgtcaacctcttcccacACCTTACATATGTtcactcaacaggaaacagtaacacattgtttatttttcattttacaacccATCAATTTGCATAACCGCacacgtcttcacagccaatcacatcatgTGTTTACCCACAGCTACTGTATCCATTGaacaatcaaatcgctcaccagggtttttgaattttcaactgactaaagACTATCagttgactctgaagatggcttctgcacaggttgtcaaaacatcAGTCACAAATAACAGTCCTTTTTGTCCTAGTGGTCGCAGAAACCtgtggggtggggtggggtggggtggggtggATGATCTGAAAGTGCTTAATGAAGGAAGTATAGCCCCCTTCCCCATCCTCCCCCAAAAAGTTTTCTGAATGCTCCCTTACTGGTTTATTTTGTAGCTAGTTATTTCCTTctagtgttttttttcattgttaatttttatcatttgtttttgtttttgtttttttttgcgtaCACAGGTAGTTACACACTTGAAGTAGACACATGGAGACCGATTGGAAATGGTCAAATTCCTGAAATGCGACGGTTTTTCATTGGGGGATCATCAGAGCTTGAGGACCCCACATATTCCCAAATACCAGCAATGGTTGACGTTAGTAGTTGAAcaatatttcaaataatttcatCCATTAACTGCATTTTCTTGGTCATTACGTAATTCTTGATATCATTAGCTTTTCTTCCACCCATTTAGAAGTGaatattgtaaaatttgtcattgaaactgaaaaaaaaaaaaaccgttttAGTGTTTATCTTATCATGTTGTATTTTCCCTTTTGGTCTTCAGGACAAAGTTTTGAGCAAATATTTCTTCAGAACAGCTTCATCTGGAAGTGTCACTGTAAGACTTCACATCCTACAACAGTGCCAGTATGTATCATCCATACTTatcgtttttttgttgttgtgattTCCAATGCATGGAAGAAGTACTTACTCTAATCTTGCAGActatttttcttgattttgattccAAACTCTGACTGCATGTAGCCTCTCCTTTTGGCAAGAAACAAACATGGAGCAAAATACTCTCTGCATGTGGACATGCAACAAGAGGGAGTGCCACGGTTGCATGCCCTTCCAAGTCTTGGAAGTGCATCTGTATTTTATTGTCTTGTTTGTCTCTCACCAAAACTAGCTCTCTCACagtcaattttaatgtgagaAAGTCTTGCAAGAGTTCTAaagaataacaatattattattgtttttcaaaacaatattcaaGGTCTTTCATGGAGGTCGCTAAGAAACCACGCAGGACAAGAACCATACTGGACCGAATTGGGTGAGTAACTTCTGTATTGTGGaatcaaaaataataatataaaataaagaacaCTTATTTTGTACAAAGTGGAAATGGTATACTGAAATAAGAATTTGTTGCTGAATTGTCTATCAATtcaattattactattactattgaaataaaatgtgaGAAAGAAACCATATTGGACAAAGTAAACCATTTCTagagtttcttttctttttttttttagaaagaaGGCCAAAATGAATTTGGAGCTTTTGCAACAATATAAATTTAATTCCACTAATAATCAGAGGAAGTTTGAGCTGTCGCTGGTTTATTCAGTCAAGAAGCTTAATTTCTTGCTAAAAAAGACTGAATAGTCTCTGATTTGGGTGGAATAAAAGAGTGGGTAATGCACAAACAGTCACACAGGACTTTGTGCAGCATTTGTTTGGCTCAGTCTCATACCTTTTGCCAAAAATTAATTAGGAACGACTCACAGTCTAAAAGAGAGTTTACTGTAACTTCAAGATGATTTTCCATGGACTGGCAAATTGCATTTTATCTTTCAGTGGAATGAAAGCTTTGGATTCTTTGTCACAAGTCTTGGGTAAGGGACTATattaaataatgataaataactTTATGCTTTAATAAAGGAATAACACTAATTATTCTCATCCCCGCAGAGGTGCTAATAACgtaattatttctttctcttttcgaAAAATGGTCTTGCCTTTTGTTGCATCTATTATGATTTCTCACATAATATCATACTAGAGAATATCTTTGACAATTGCAGTCTTCTGCTTaacaagtaaatttttttctcttttgtaagATGCCTTTCAACGAGCAAAACGGAGAATGTTGGATGCAAAAGAAGGGCTTCCATCTGTTAAATAACAAACTACTCCAGTGGAGCAAAGAGAAGACAGAAACTTAGGACAATAAATGTAAATTGAATGAACTACTAGCCTAATGATTAGTCTAGTAGATCATTAAACTATGAAATTGTGTTAATTTAtgtataaaaaataaactatataCACTATTTAAACGTGTTAAGAAACTTGTCTTTTAAGGTATTCGAAAGCAAGTTCCAGTGAATGGACTTGCAAAGTCATACTTTGTTAAAGTTAACTTATTGTGGAAATAGTCACTTTTTGTACAAGGTTGTAAGTACTGTACagtcaaataataaaaaaaggtCAGATCTGATTTTGTGAAGTAATGTTCTCCattatttattgataataGATAGTTTGAAATTGGATATTTCAACAGATATTGAAATATCCAATTTCAAACTTAAGAAATATGGAATCAAGTTTTGTGATACACATACAACCTCTTATTACATATTAGTAACTGACTTCTTTGGAGAAAAAGGGGGATATCATTAATTC contains:
- the LOC141893658 gene encoding tectonic-like complex member MKS1, which gives rise to MADFLQDVGVGYYRSLDPPKNFAVKIKLRRVTTASYLPEFKIGSQQNVNEQDGAEVAGEALEMAEFKRGNQDPETEECVFYWQQKMFSKREMELYTDLNNCFGPLEQKYHAEITKLRRKGGRPNNKLFSYVDSDSYVNVDEESRTLTTSPSEVSTYLAQNMSSVRRRNISTKADQRKRPGGFAPRLNPIIIHETKTSKTTAHVLNIPYKTMHIMADLAPAGKTIVDQEDEYVLFSVKIDAYGQIFVKPDFNGDNPPYRLETCNELREVYEYTVEHCSQQMTSDQREQEFKSFTELYNRHAFYLASQVGPGFDPLPEPGILRMNIFGEIVSAKGFDYDGLYVHFFLDLPTKWRPADDPVLSGVTQTCVTKLEGEDYVAHFSYPFEFSLVFQEDEDSADDFIHWPTLFMEVLSLDSWKRFRTEGYSYLTIPNKAGSYTLEVDTWRPIGNGQIPEMRRFFIGGSSELEDPTYSQIPAMVDDKVLSKYFFRTASSGSVTVRLHILQQCQSFMEVAKKPRRTRTILDRIGGMKALDSLSQVLDAFQRAKRRMLDAKEGLPSVK